The Rosa rugosa chromosome 3, drRosRugo1.1, whole genome shotgun sequence sequence GAGTTGAGTGCTTTGGACAGATTtgaacaagattacaagagaaaGCTCGAGGAAGCTAAGGCCTTGCATCTCCCTCTTAGAGGTTAGACTTGGGAAATTTCTTGTCTATCCTTTTTTTTTAGAGTGTAGTACAGTTTAGATTCAAAATTTGCTAATTCATAATATCCTAGCAACTTCTGGATATTCTGATTCTTctatctttcttttttccccttttttcCCATTTATACAATGTGCTACTGCAGAGACATGCCTTTTTAAACAGCATTACTTATATATGTCATGCTTCACTGATTCTACCCTTTCTTTTGCTGGGCTTATCCACTTATTCTACCTAATTGTTGATATGGTTAATACTGCCAGAATCAAGCAGCCAATGTTTCTCTCTCGCTTTCTCATGTTATATTATGCTTTTGTGGACCTATGTTCCCCATTAGAATTGTTTACACTCAATTTTTTTAGCGATCTTCAACTTCCTCTTTTACATGACAAAGTGCATTATTTGGTTGAgtactttaatttctttttcttgaatgCTCTCTGTACATGGCAGTGCATGATAAATTTCTGCTTGACACCTACAAAACCACATGAAGGCAGCACATATTAACAGGGTGTTATCTTTGTAATTGTAGGAGAAAGTCTGACAATGTTACAAAGTGAATTAAAACAACAAAGAAAGCTTGTGAGGACCTTGAAAAAGAAGTCTCTTTGGGCCAAAAATTTAGATGAGGTACTATTGTGAACCATTTCTGAAATTTCTTTAAGAAATAGCACCGATGGAAAAATCTATCTTTTTCAAGGGAAGGCATAGATCTATCAATTGTTTGAAGTAATGCTTGCTTATATACATCAAGGAATTGAAATATATTGCTGACAGTACTCAGTATTTGCCTTCGACAGGCCAGAATAAAATTCAGTTTGATTACTTTTACTCATTGttatcaaattatattgctCTTTGCAGATAGTGGAGAAACTTGTAGATATTGTTGCTTATACCCTGCCTTCGACAGGCCAGAATAAAATTCAGTTTGATTACTTTTACTCATTGttatcaaattatattgctCTTTGCAGATAGTGGAGAAACTTGTAGATATTGTTGCTTATACCCATCAAGCAATCTTGGAAGCATTTGGTGATAATGGTATGAGCAACATCTGACACGGATAGAAATTTGTCACTGGATGTACCTGAGTATTCGTGCTTTGTTCTTCACAAGAGTTTTTTTCATCCTTTTGAAAGGAACTAATTCATCTCTCAATAAATCACATGCTTAGTTGCTCTATGGTTGTAAATGAAAGTTGTGAGTTTTGGTGGTACCATATCTGCAGTTTCATCAAGTGCACCCCAGAAATGTGCTATTTTATACGTTGATAATTAGATTTTGTATACTGGTCAGTGGAAGTTGTGAGTTTCATCTAGTGAACCCCCCAAAATATGCCATTTGGGGTCCTGACACTGTGGAGGCTATATTTTTTAGATTAAAAGAGCTGTAGTGCACACTGTACAAGTTAGGAAGTAAAAGATTGCAGCGTGTAGGACTTCATTGATGGCCCTACGGGTTACACAGTCTAGTCAGTGTCTTTGGTGGGTGCTTGGAGTTTTCAATTCTTGACTGTTGCTCATAACTTGACAGGTGTAACTCTTGTGAAAGGGGAGAAGGGTAAAAATCCTCAAAGACTAGGCGCAGCTGGTCTTGCATTACACTATGCCAATATGATAAACCAGATAGATAACATTGTAAGCGTTTGTTTATATTTAGGGTTTCCTATGATTCTTTGTCTCCTATAGTTTGTGTGAACttacaaaatgaaatttctttTTGTATGCAATGGTAATTTTAATAGGCGTCTCGACCAACCTCTCTTCCCCCAAATACAAGGGACAACTTATATCATGGGTTGCCAGATAGTGTTAAGAAAGCTTTACGATCCCGATTGCAAATTCTTGATGCCAAGGAAGAGGTATTACACTGCATATTATAGAGATTGGTTCATTCCCTgttaatttattttcatcaacgTATACTTATTATCTACAGCATCTCAATTATCTCTcctttattttgatttttttataaGACTGTCTCTCCTTTATTTGATTATTTTCATATTATGTTTTCTGCAGCTCATGGTTTCTCAGGTCAAAGCTGAAATGGAAAAGACTCTCCACTGGCTTGTTCCTGTTGCCTCAAATACGAACAAGTAATTTGAAGCTGTTGGCTTGTTTTCAGTATTTTGATGAGTAATTATGTTTATCTTACATTAAGTaatgtcttcttctttttcttgtgcAGAGCTCATCAAGGTTTTGGGTGGGTGGGAGAATGGGCAAACTCTGGGTCAGTCAAGCCGCTCACTTTCTCTGAATTTCATTTAGATGGACAAGATGcatcattttatatcaatgtacatgattatttatttatttttactgaAAAGATTTCTGATGTTAGCTTTCCCATTTGACAGTACTGAGTTTGGGAAAAATACATCCTCGGAAAGCAACTTGATCCGCCTCCAGACACTCTATCACGCAGATAAGCAAAAGACAGATGCTTACATCCTTGAATTAGTGACGTGGCTTCACCAGCTAATCAACCTTGTAAGACATTGTGATCATGGTTTGAAGCCCTTGCCTGTACGGTCTCCAACTCGTAGGGGACTGGACTTGCACTCCAAGATGCAGCGAATGCAATCCATGGATTATAGTACAAACAAGACCCGAAGAATACAGCTTTCAGAAGAAGATCGAAATTTGCTGGATGACGTTATTGGGAGGATGAAAAGGGTTCCTGGAATTAGTAAGAGTCAGGAATTTGCTATGTCCAAGAAGAGAGGAACTAAAGCTTGGGCTTTGAGCAAGAGCACTGGAAGCTCCCCGCCGAGGGAACTAAATGCAAGGGGAAACTTAGATCAGCCAAAGGCTAATCCCTTGGATGTCATTGATGGGTTAGGTTAGGTTCAATATATAGAGAGAGTTTCTTTCAAACTTAGCTTCCCATTTTTCTCCACAATCCTATGTCCGGTATTCAAGTCACTATTCGTGTATATATTTTTTCAGGTGAGTTATTGGTTTATTGTGTATATACAACCCCTTATACGGTGGTACCCTTATTTACACAAGTATTGGGAATTAGTTTGTTACTGATAAGAGCATTTTAATAGCTGCGAAGGGTGTTTAGCAAAGCTGCCAACAATCCCTTATGAACTTCAGGTTTATCGCACTTTTGTGCTGAAATTTTGAGAAATTTATGTTCTTCAGGTTTATCGAAACATCCGGCAAGTTTGTGCTGAAATAATGAGAAATTTTTCATAGTTTAACCGCTGATTACAAACGTTGAATTGTTTCATGGATTCTCCTTGCCAGAGACTGTGAACTTGGTAATTCCtcaattttcatttaaatttttcTTCATCCAAACACACGTTAAGAATAACTAAATATACACGTCATTCCGGCAGGGGGTAACTACCAAACTAAATAAAGTTGTTGAGACTTGAGACGGTATGAATAAAGAGATGAAACAGCAGCATTCAGAAGCATACTCTCAGTTAACCAATATAGTTTTGATAAAAACACAACAAGAGCAACACCCAAAAGTATTATCTGGACCTTGCGTTTTGAATGAAGGGCCAATTCTGATTAAATAACCCccaaacaaaaaggaaatttgTCACAAAAAATGCCAGCCACGGTTTGATACACCTTCAACCAAGCCAGAAACAAGAGTAACAGACCAATCTTACCTACAGTGAGAAACTTATTAGAATGATTTTGTTGACAAGGAAAAGAAACTCATTTCATCAACTTCTATGCCCAAGACTATTCTGACTGGGATTTGACAATGAAATTCTGCCGACTGATGGGGTTCATGACAACGGGAGGTCCTGCAGTGCGAGGCCAGGCCTGGAATTTCTTGTCAGTTTCTTCCCACCATCCCTTGTTTGAAACAGTTCCGGGAGTGGTACCTGTTTATCAAGTCAAGACTGTTAGATCTGAATAGAAATTATACCATGAAAAATCATCAAACTCCTCCATCAAAATTTACCTCCAAATATCTTTCTGTCAGAAATAATGGTGTCACAAACATATGCAACTCCAAAGGTTGCCACGAGAGATCCTATGATGTACTTTCCCGCCATTTTTCAACTGCAAcaaccaagaacatcaagatATGCAATAACGAAAAGAAGAAACGCTAAAGCAAAAAGCCAGtttttcaaaatatattgtgATTTTTATAGTTCAATAAAATAAACAGTGACATAATGGAGAACGGATTTTTATGACAAACTGATTTAAAGTCATATTCAAAGCTACAAAGGTGAGGCTAGAAAGAACAAAACCAAGGTTATATTAGAGGTTTGCAGCAGCACATGAAGAGCAAAAGAACGATTTGCATAACTATTATATTAACAGCTCCATAACTAATTTCGAAATCTTCTTATATAAATTCTGGACAGATTAGTTGACTCAATTGAGGATCACCTAATCCGACCAGGCTTCTATTTTCATATGCCCGTCAGTAGAATTCGAATGGTCGCATTACAAGCAAGCCTGTGGTTAGACTATGTGGGATTCACATACTGCTGAGCTGTCCCTTACTCTACATTTTCTTATTACTCCCAACAGATTAACACCAATAGAAAGTAGAAACAGACATTTCTGTGCAGGCCATTTTAAGAGGAATGGGATTCTAGAAACAGGGTTTTTTTTATTAACAACCAATTGCAATCCAGAAGGGTCAGGATCCCACCCATCACACCAAACCCATGTTTACTATTAGACATTTTCAAAGCCATGAAACTCTTACTACATAAGTATTGGTTAATTATCCGGCTGTCGAGAAATTcataagttaaaaaaaaaaaaaaaaaatcatattaatttctAGGGTTCCTCAGCAGTCAAACGAGATttcaaaattgaattaaaaattgGGAGAAACAGATCCAAGGATATTGAATTGTAAATGAAGCTGAAACAGCGAAACAAGATCACAAATATAACAAACCCCTGTCAAAAAATCCACACGAATCAAAATAACGAATCGATTAGACGATTTTGCCACACGAAAGAAAAGATGGAGGATTTAGGTAAGTTACCTGATTGACGATGTGAGCGCAGAAGGGCGAAAAGGCCAAGGAGGAAAGGAAGGGAAGGTTTCTTTGGGGATGAATGTGTCCGAGTGAGAAGAGAGGCAAGTTCACATACCACGTGTCGCGTGAGCGAGTGGAAGAATAGTCAGTAATTCTGTAACGAGCAGTGTTTTTCTCTGCGATCAAATGAACAATTTAAATACAACAAGAAGTCTATTTCGAGTTGAATACTTGAATTCACGACCTCtcacttacaaaaaaaaaaaaaaaactgataccACTAGACTAAATAGTACTGGACCGAGcaatgtttttaaaattcgtgTAGGTGGGAATGTAAGAATTGTTGAAATTCTAGAAACGGGATACAAGTtggttgttttttgttttttttttttcctccaattTGTAAAAAGGTAAAGGGTAAAATAGGATTATGAAATATTCACAAATAAAGAGAGGTCTAAATGCCAATATGAGATACATGAAAATACTCAAAATAGAACCACCCTATTTTTTTTgtgaataatggtaattccattgataatagcgcatgccaagaaggtcattacatacccaccCACTGACACATAATAATGACCAGAACAAggcttcgtggaggagccacaatGGCACATatgatagaccaactatatttgaacttatcgctcactataaaagcgagcctataagctatgaaAACAACATAGTGAATAAACAAGCCAAACCACACTCggtaggttcctaatacaagaaacttattgtaattagacaaaagctaaaaacataggattgggccaagagcctaaaccctagcccaaattagaAGCTACTGGACTAGGGTAAACTCCAGCCCAGAAACTCAAAGCCCAAGTAGAGGACAGTCATCGAACAAAGGTCCACCAAAGGCCCAACAGCCTGATCAGGACCAGTCCACCTGCACCAGCCGCCCTATCGTACT is a genomic window containing:
- the LOC133736629 gene encoding protein PSK SIMULATOR 2, giving the protein MGAVCSAGFSDEGAKNLGFSGKLKSSVNKMKDNFSFSDDIDALRTPHKYDSGELRSSFSSELKPSTPARNGAAKISQRNSFIGRAGTAGLEKAVGVLDTLGSSVSNLQSNSGFLTGGSRGNRISILSFEVANTIAKGANLLQSLSEKNIQFLKGEVLHSQGVQNLVSKDMRELLSIAAADKREELDLFSREVIRFGNQCKDPQWHNLSRYFSRLDSDDPSHKQLRSEAEMTMQELTTLGQHTSELYHELSALDRFEQDYKRKLEEAKALHLPLRGESLTMLQSELKQQRKLVRTLKKKSLWAKNLDEIVEKLVDIVAYTHQAILEAFGDNGVTLVKGEKGKNPQRLGAAGLALHYANMINQIDNIASRPTSLPPNTRDNLYHGLPDSVKKALRSRLQILDAKEELMVSQVKAEMEKTLHWLVPVASNTNKAHQGFGWVGEWANSGTEFGKNTSSESNLIRLQTLYHADKQKTDAYILELVTWLHQLINLVRHCDHGLKPLPVRSPTRRGLDLHSKMQRMQSMDYSTNKTRRIQLSEEDRNLLDDVIGRMKRVPGISKSQEFAMSKKRGTKAWALSKSTGSSPPRELNARGNLDQPKANPLDVIDGLG
- the LOC133736630 gene encoding uncharacterized protein LOC133736630, which produces MAGKYIIGSLVATFGVAYVCDTIISDRKIFGGTTPGTVSNKGWWEETDKKFQAWPRTAGPPVVMNPISRQNFIVKSQSE